One Clostridia bacterium DNA window includes the following coding sequences:
- the coaE gene encoding dephospho-CoA kinase (Dephospho-CoA kinase (CoaE) performs the final step in coenzyme A biosynthesis.), which yields MMQNKVLKTKKIGLTGGIASGKSTVSAHLKHLGAYVIDADIVSREITKKGSFVLQKLKDELGKEIVDNDGNLNRPLVRNIVFNDAVMLKKLNKVIHPEIIREISSRIEDVCNKDIPVVVVDAALLIETGIYKKMDQVWLVFLEKQVQIERLMKRDNISYTDALNIIKSQMELEQKVKYADYIIDNNFTEEYTLKQTENLWNKVLTEVCGG from the coding sequence ATGATGCAAAATAAAGTCTTAAAAACAAAAAAAATTGGGTTGACAGGCGGTATAGCCAGTGGAAAAAGCACGGTATCGGCCCATCTAAAGCACCTTGGTGCATATGTAATAGATGCAGATATAGTTTCCAGGGAAATAACTAAAAAGGGTTCTTTTGTTTTACAAAAATTAAAGGATGAATTAGGTAAAGAGATTGTAGATAATGATGGAAATTTAAATAGGCCTTTAGTACGAAATATAGTGTTTAATGATGCGGTCATGCTCAAAAAGTTGAATAAAGTAATTCATCCTGAAATAATCAGAGAGATAAGCTCAAGGATTGAAGATGTCTGCAATAAAGATATACCTGTAGTAGTGGTAGATGCCGCACTTTTAATTGAAACAGGCATCTATAAAAAAATGGACCAAGTATGGTTAGTATTTTTAGAGAAACAGGTACAGATCGAAAGGTTGATGAAAAGGGATAATATAAGTTATACAGATGCATTGAATATCATAAAAAGTCAGATGGAACTGGAACAGAAGGTCAAATATGCAGATTATATAATAGATAATAATTTCACCGAAGAATATACTTTAAAGCAAACAGAAAACTTATGGAACAAAGTTTTGACGGAGGTCTGTGGCGGTTGA
- a CDS encoding lytic transglycosylase domain-containing protein translates to MKKICITIAITFIIVLVFWMVYNSAFFQRVLNPISYKELIFKYSDKYEIDPYLVASIISVESNFDPNARSHKDALGLMQITSPTAIWIAHKIDYKQFSEKMLFDPEINIMFGCWYIDNLREEFGDNLRNILAAYNGGRGNVNKWLSDKNYSNDGISLNRIPFKETDNYVHKVIDKYNKYKNIYK, encoded by the coding sequence TTGAAAAAGATATGCATTACTATTGCTATAACATTTATTATTGTTTTGGTTTTTTGGATGGTTTATAATTCTGCTTTTTTTCAGAGAGTTTTAAATCCAATAAGTTATAAAGAGTTGATATTCAAATATTCCGACAAGTATGAAATAGACCCTTATTTAGTAGCTTCCATAATATCTGTGGAAAGCAATTTTGACCCAAACGCAAGGTCCCACAAGGATGCATTGGGATTGATGCAAATAACATCTCCTACTGCAATATGGATCGCTCATAAAATTGATTATAAGCAGTTTTCAGAAAAAATGTTATTTGACCCTGAAATAAATATCATGTTTGGTTGTTGGTATATAGATAATTTAAGGGAAGAGTTTGGAGATAATTTAAGAAATATTTTAGCAGCATATAACGGAGGCCGAGGCAATGTAAACAAGTGGCTATCTGACAAAAATTACAGTAATGATGGAATATCTTTAAACAGGATACCTTTTAAGGAAACGGATAATTATGTACATAAAGTGATAGATAAATATAACAAGTACAAAAATATATATAAATAA
- a CDS encoding nicotinate phosphoribosyltransferase — translation MKQIETLEDVKGLKLESKRNFYSANHEEIMAGATTDIYFVRTMDMLKYIDCENKVVTAEIFARKPGVFAGIDEVMSILDNKDVQVWALNEGDTFESKETLVRIKGKYSEFGIFETVFLGSLASSSGWATASAHCRTACGDKPFICFGARHVHPAVAPVMERAAVIGGADNASCILAAKMMNKEPSGTVPHAAFLIAGDTLKIAKAYDESMPENDPRIILVDTFKDEAEEAIRVAQFLGDKLNGIRLDTPSERGGVTPALIKEIRARLDLIGFENVKIFVSGGLTPDKIAILSESGADAFGVGSYISAAPPIDMTMDIKEVEGKPVAKRGRIPGIVENNKLAKLK, via the coding sequence ATGAAACAGATAGAAACGCTTGAGGATGTCAAAGGATTAAAACTAGAATCTAAAAGGAATTTTTATTCAGCAAATCATGAGGAAATTATGGCTGGTGCAACCACTGATATATATTTTGTAAGAACAATGGACATGTTAAAATATATTGACTGTGAAAATAAAGTTGTGACTGCAGAGATATTTGCAAGAAAGCCAGGGGTATTTGCCGGGATCGATGAAGTTATGAGTATACTTGACAACAAGGATGTTCAAGTTTGGGCATTGAATGAAGGGGATACTTTTGAATCTAAGGAAACCCTTGTAAGGATAAAAGGAAAATATTCTGAGTTTGGAATATTTGAAACTGTTTTTTTAGGAAGTTTAGCCAGTTCAAGTGGATGGGCCACTGCATCTGCCCATTGTAGAACAGCTTGTGGGGACAAGCCTTTTATATGTTTTGGTGCAAGACATGTACATCCGGCAGTTGCTCCTGTCATGGAAAGAGCTGCAGTGATAGGAGGAGCTGATAATGCAAGTTGTATCCTAGCTGCAAAGATGATGAACAAGGAGCCTTCAGGAACAGTTCCACATGCTGCTTTTTTGATAGCTGGTGATACTTTAAAGATTGCAAAAGCATATGATGAATCAATGCCTGAAAATGATCCACGTATTATATTGGTGGATACTTTTAAGGATGAAGCTGAAGAAGCTATTAGGGTGGCACAATTTTTAGGCGATAAGTTAAATGGTATTCGACTGGATACTCCCAGCGAGAGGGGTGGTGTTACACCAGCACTAATAAAAGAGATACGTGCTCGATTAGATTTGATTGGATTTGAAAATGTAAAGATTTTTGTATCAGGAGGTCTTACGCCTGATAAGATAGCTATCTTATCAGAATCTGGAGCAGATGCTTTTGGAGTAGGAAGCTACATATCAGCGGCACCTCCCATAGATATGACTATGGACATCAAGGAAGTGGAAGGCAAGCCAGTTGCAAAGAGAGGTCGTATACCGGGGATAGTGGAGAATAATAAGCTAGCAAAGCTCAAGTAA